A window of Bacteroidota bacterium contains these coding sequences:
- the pdhA gene encoding pyruvate dehydrogenase (acetyl-transferring) E1 component subunit alpha — protein sequence MATRFSKETYLYWYELMQLIRQFELIAEEKYKMEGKIRGFFHAYIGQEAIAAGCMTATRPEDAFITAYRDHGFAIAKGVSVNSCMAELYGKATGCAKGKGGSMHFFGKDVNFFGGHGIVGAQIGTGAGLAFAEQYKGTDNVVLCFFGDGAARQGILHETFNLAMLWKLPVVFLCENNNYAMGTSVERTSNVVDIYKLADAYDMPGDAVDGMSPEAVHDGVSRAVQRAREKGGPTLLELKTYRYKGHSISDPQKYRSKDEVEEYKDKDPIQMVLKTILTNNLASQADIDAINARVDTIVADSVKFAEESPWPDDSEVLKDVYMDENYPFITD from the coding sequence GTGGCAACCCGTTTTTCTAAAGAAACTTATCTCTATTGGTATGAGCTTATGCAGCTCATCCGCCAGTTTGAGCTGATCGCTGAAGAAAAGTATAAAATGGAAGGTAAAATCCGCGGTTTCTTTCATGCCTATATAGGGCAGGAAGCTATTGCTGCTGGATGTATGACAGCCACCAGACCAGAGGATGCTTTTATTACAGCTTACCGTGACCATGGTTTTGCAATTGCAAAAGGTGTATCGGTGAATAGCTGTATGGCTGAACTCTATGGCAAGGCCACCGGTTGTGCAAAAGGTAAAGGTGGTAGTATGCACTTTTTTGGTAAGGATGTGAATTTTTTTGGTGGTCACGGCATTGTGGGTGCACAGATTGGCACCGGAGCCGGACTGGCATTTGCCGAGCAATACAAAGGCACCGATAATGTGGTTCTTTGCTTCTTTGGAGATGGTGCAGCCCGCCAGGGAATTTTGCATGAAACGTTCAATTTGGCCATGTTATGGAAGTTGCCGGTTGTTTTTTTATGCGAGAATAATAACTATGCAATGGGTACTTCAGTAGAACGTACCAGTAACGTAGTTGACATTTATAAACTGGCCGATGCATACGATATGCCGGGTGATGCTGTTGATGGAATGAGCCCGGAAGCTGTGCATGATGGAGTATCGAGAGCAGTGCAAAGAGCAAGAGAGAAGGGCGGTCCTACTTTGCTTGAACTGAAAACCTATCGCTATAAAGGTCACTCAATAAGCGACCCGCAAAAATACCGTAGCAAGGATGAGGTGGAGGAGTATAAGGACAAAGACCCTATACAGATGGTATTGAAAACAATACTCACTAATAACCTGGCATCACAGGCTGATATCGATGCGATCAATGCAAGAGTGGATACGATAGTGGCTGACTCAGTAAAATTTGCTGAAGAAAGCCCATGGCCGGATGACAGCGAAGTGCTGAAAGATGTTTACATGGATGAAAATTATCCTTTCATTACCGACTAA
- a CDS encoding TIR domain-containing protein: MKVFITYSRSDQEQVSSFVRDLEELNHDVWFDQDLSGGQSWWDNILSKIRDCELYIFAITQESIDSTACKREMKYAESLRRNSLPVLFSNKVSMAMAPRYISQMQFINYTNPGDKTALFALLKAINNLPPVQSLPDPLPAPPDVPISYLDTVKEKIEAPSLDKRDQTELLGDLKQRLNDPDTKREDVIHLLKKLRRHDDLLASIGAEIDVVLREVQTNAPSQPQSQQRYSDERKSTAQPQSAPPEQNFSQPNSGLAVNTVAKKDDSWKGGTMTALVIGSLIIPLLGIIFGIIGLVNGGGKKSQGVILLIVSVVGILIWSSFSSDLSSGY, encoded by the coding sequence ATGAAAGTTTTTATTACTTACAGTCGATCCGATCAGGAACAGGTTAGTTCTTTTGTACGTGACCTTGAAGAGCTGAACCACGATGTTTGGTTTGATCAGGACCTGAGTGGCGGACAAAGTTGGTGGGATAATATTCTTTCCAAGATCAGGGATTGCGAACTTTATATTTTTGCCATTACACAGGAGTCGATTGATTCAACGGCATGCAAAAGAGAAATGAAATATGCTGAATCGCTTCGCAGGAATTCATTGCCAGTATTATTCAGTAATAAAGTTTCAATGGCAATGGCGCCGCGATATATATCGCAGATGCAATTTATCAATTACACTAACCCCGGTGATAAGACAGCATTATTCGCATTGCTAAAAGCCATAAATAATTTACCACCTGTTCAAAGCCTGCCCGACCCACTACCAGCGCCACCTGATGTTCCTATATCTTATCTTGATACAGTAAAAGAAAAAATAGAGGCCCCATCGCTTGATAAACGTGACCAGACAGAACTCCTCGGCGATTTAAAACAAAGATTAAACGACCCGGATACAAAAAGAGAAGACGTTATACATCTGCTGAAAAAATTGAGAAGACATGATGATCTGCTGGCATCTATAGGCGCAGAAATAGATGTAGTGTTGCGTGAAGTACAAACAAATGCACCATCACAGCCACAATCCCAGCAGCGTTACAGCGATGAAAGAAAAAGCACTGCCCAACCACAATCAGCCCCACCTGAACAAAATTTTTCACAACCCAACTCTGGCCTCGCCGTTAATACAGTTGCTAAAAAAGATGATAGCTGGAAAGGCGGCACAATGACAGCATTAGTTATCGGTTCACTCATTATTCCCTTGCTCGGAATTATTTTTGGGATCATAGGGCTTGTAAACGGTGGAGGGAAAAAAAGCCAGGGTGTTATTTTATTGATCGTGTCAGTCGTTGGTATTCTTATTTGGTCATCATTTAGTAGCGACCTGAGTAGCGGATATTGA
- the recF gene encoding DNA replication and repair protein RecF (All proteins in this family for which functions are known are DNA-binding proteins that assist the filamentation of RecA onto DNA for the initiation of recombination or recombinational repair.) produces the protein MLQLQNISLIQFKNYSQQSFRFDKKIIGIVGNNGVGKTNLLDAIYYLCFTKSYFSRIDAVNVQQGQQGFRLEGEFNFTDKPEKAVCILRETGKKEFSLNSGLYEKLSQHIGRYTCVMIAPDDAQLITGGSEERRRFLDALLSQLDAEYLQHLITYNRILRQRNSLLTSFAETGNRNLALLEVLNEQLVKPAKDIFLKRKSFLSIFIPKALKLYSEIAQKNDDVTISFESDLASSSFEELLRVYQPKDIAAQRTTTGIHKDDLEIKMNEQPFKNIASQGQRKSLLFALKLTEMEILKNEKGYAPILLLDDVFEKLDEERINNLLKKVCTENDGQVFITDTNEERLKNHLQQIGCDFSIVCL, from the coding sequence ATGCTGCAGTTGCAAAACATATCGCTTATCCAATTCAAAAACTATAGCCAGCAATCCTTCCGGTTTGATAAAAAAATCATTGGAATAGTTGGCAATAACGGCGTGGGTAAAACCAACCTGCTCGACGCCATTTATTATCTCTGTTTTACCAAAAGCTATTTCAGCAGGATTGATGCAGTGAATGTGCAGCAGGGGCAACAAGGTTTCAGGTTGGAGGGTGAATTTAATTTTACTGATAAACCAGAGAAAGCAGTTTGCATTTTAAGAGAAACAGGCAAAAAAGAATTTTCGTTAAACAGCGGGCTGTATGAAAAGCTTTCACAACATATCGGCCGGTACACCTGTGTAATGATTGCTCCGGATGACGCACAACTGATAACCGGCGGCAGTGAAGAAAGGCGCAGGTTTCTGGATGCACTTCTCTCCCAGCTTGATGCAGAATATTTACAGCACCTTATTACTTACAATAGAATTCTACGTCAAAGAAATTCATTGCTTACTTCTTTTGCAGAAACGGGTAACCGTAACCTTGCATTACTGGAAGTATTGAATGAACAACTTGTAAAACCTGCTAAAGATATTTTCCTGAAAAGAAAATCATTTCTCTCAATTTTTATTCCCAAAGCATTAAAGCTCTATTCAGAAATTGCCCAAAAGAATGATGATGTTACTATCAGCTTTGAATCAGACCTGGCTTCTTCTTCTTTTGAAGAACTTTTGAGAGTGTACCAGCCAAAAGATATTGCTGCACAAAGAACCACTACGGGTATTCATAAAGATGACCTGGAAATAAAAATGAATGAACAGCCATTTAAAAATATAGCATCACAGGGCCAGCGAAAGAGTTTATTGTTTGCTTTAAAGCTGACCGAAATGGAGATTTTAAAAAATGAAAAAGGCTATGCTCCTATCCTGCTGCTTGATGATGTATTTGAAAAATTAGATGAAGAACGGATCAACAACCTGCTGAAAAAAGTTTGTACTGAAAATGACGGGCAGGTTTTTATTACGGATACCAATGAAGAAAGGCTGAAAAACCATCTGCAACAAATAGGTTGTGATTTTTCTATTGTTTGTTTGTAA
- a CDS encoding DUF721 domain-containing protein translates to MGEHSLQDAMKQFLKGSKIRGSIQAMQIEEVWEHLMGKTIARYTDKIQLFGNKLIITTHVAPLKQELNFQKEKIKQRVNETLKENIVTEVIIQ, encoded by the coding sequence ATGGGAGAACACTCTTTACAGGATGCCATGAAACAATTTTTAAAAGGCAGCAAGATACGCGGCTCTATACAGGCTATGCAGATTGAAGAAGTGTGGGAACACCTGATGGGCAAAACCATTGCCCGTTATACGGATAAGATCCAGTTATTCGGGAATAAACTGATCATTACTACTCATGTAGCCCCGCTGAAACAGGAGTTGAACTTTCAGAAAGAAAAAATAAAGCAACGTGTCAATGAAACATTGAAAGAAAACATCGTGACTGAAGTGATCATTCAGTGA
- a CDS encoding CBS domain-containing protein, with protein MEKISPILARKQHHFNSILSGCTLKDALSKMNCENSCYLIVVDDDDHFLGLLTEHEIAGKGMLNKKTADKISVDELMNTNLPVASANDTVEDCMKLMCQHHISQVPVFDQHKFKGIISADDLLQEVMLMRNEVFDDDREVAIF; from the coding sequence ATGGAAAAAATATCACCGATTCTTGCCAGGAAGCAACATCATTTCAATTCCATATTGTCTGGTTGTACATTAAAAGATGCATTGAGTAAGATGAACTGCGAGAATTCCTGTTACCTCATCGTGGTGGATGATGATGATCATTTTCTCGGGTTACTCACCGAACATGAGATTGCAGGTAAAGGGATGTTGAATAAAAAAACGGCTGATAAAATAAGTGTGGATGAATTGATGAATACAAACTTACCGGTTGCATCTGCAAATGATACAGTAGAAGATTGCATGAAATTGATGTGTCAGCATCATATTAGCCAGGTTCCTGTTTTTGATCAACATAAGTTTAAAGGAATTATTTCTGCAGATGATCTATTACAGGAAGTGATGCTGATGCGCAATGAAGTGTTTGACGATGACAGGGAAGTAGCTATATTCTGA
- a CDS encoding ABC transporter permease, which yields MLKFVARKFLYGLLVLLGVIILVFFLFQGFGDATKMIAGQSSDSTTQANIRKELHLDEPVLKQFIYYLNDVSPICVHSKNDIETKKLKGFFVGGEKKFGVKVPYLRKSYQSKRDVGSILMQALPGTLLLALTAMLIATLLGIPLGVLAAVKQNTWWDTSAIFTSILGISAPSFFMGIVIAYLFGFVLSDWTGLNITGSWTTIDEVTGEKTLALKNLILPAITLGIRPMAIITQLTRSAMLDVLNQDYIRTAYAKGLTRQQVIWKHGLHNALNPVITAITGWFAELLAGAFFVEYIFGWQGIGKVTVDALEKLDFPVVMGSILISACFFILVNMLADILYGWVDPRVRVS from the coding sequence TTGCTCAAATTCGTTGCACGAAAATTTTTATATGGGCTCCTTGTTTTGCTGGGAGTGATAATACTCGTTTTTTTTCTTTTCCAGGGTTTTGGTGATGCTACAAAAATGATCGCGGGACAAAGCAGTGATTCCACAACGCAAGCCAATATTCGTAAAGAATTACATCTCGATGAACCGGTTTTAAAACAGTTCATTTACTATCTCAATGATGTTTCACCGATCTGTGTTCATAGTAAGAATGATATTGAAACAAAAAAGCTGAAAGGTTTTTTTGTAGGCGGGGAAAAAAAGTTTGGCGTTAAAGTTCCTTACCTGCGTAAATCCTATCAATCCAAAAGAGATGTAGGAAGTATTCTGATGCAAGCGTTGCCGGGTACATTACTACTTGCACTAACAGCCATGTTGATCGCAACTTTATTGGGTATTCCGTTGGGAGTGCTGGCTGCGGTAAAACAAAATACCTGGTGGGATACATCTGCCATTTTCACAAGTATACTCGGTATTTCTGCACCATCATTTTTTATGGGTATTGTTATCGCTTATCTTTTTGGTTTTGTATTGAGTGATTGGACGGGACTCAATATTACGGGAAGCTGGACAACGATCGATGAAGTAACAGGAGAAAAAACGCTGGCTTTAAAAAACCTGATTCTTCCTGCCATCACATTAGGTATCCGGCCAATGGCTATCATTACACAGCTTACCCGCAGTGCCATGCTTGATGTGCTGAACCAGGATTATATCCGCACTGCATATGCAAAAGGATTGACAAGACAGCAAGTGATTTGGAAACATGGTTTGCACAATGCGCTAAATCCTGTTATTACAGCCATCACAGGTTGGTTTGCCGAGTTGCTTGCCGGTGCATTCTTTGTTGAATATATTTTCGGATGGCAAGGGATTGGTAAAGTAACAGTTGATGCATTGGAAAAACTTGATTTCCCTGTGGTAATGGGTTCCATTTTAATTTCTGCCTGTTTCTTTATACTTGTAAACATGCTCGCCGATATTCTCTACGGCTGGGTTGACCCGAGAGTTCGTGTCAGCTAA
- a CDS encoding DoxX family protein, with product MKKLLLAVRIFVGVLFIFSGLIKANDPHGLGYKMQEFFEVWNEGLAGSSFFLKGFFISVFDFFHEHALLLAVIMIALEIIAGFAVIIGWQMRFFSWLLLLMIVFFTFLTGYAWLATKADGSPKFTNCGCFGDCLPITPDISFTKDVILTVLILLLFFFRKKIVSALSNRTGLLAMLTVTVLSFGIQWYTLSYLPVLDCLPFKKGNNISEQMKMPANAIPDSMVITYVYEKGGTQVEFTADKLPADLNTYKYIKRDDKLIRKGKNNVPPIKGFTLTGTGDTDSAQIVLSKPYAILLFAEDFSTPVKEWSSRFSAIYKIAKQKNIPLYMVTTKYSEAVAALATTAFSQIQIFKCDVTNVRTAARSNPCLFILQKGTIEGKWSARQFGKAEDVLEKIPTQPVEEIIEPELEITPGVNTADTINKN from the coding sequence ATGAAGAAATTATTACTGGCAGTCAGAATATTTGTTGGTGTACTTTTTATCTTTTCTGGTCTTATAAAAGCCAATGACCCACATGGATTGGGTTATAAGATGCAGGAGTTTTTTGAAGTGTGGAATGAAGGGCTGGCAGGGTCTTCTTTTTTCCTGAAAGGATTTTTTATTTCAGTTTTTGATTTTTTTCATGAACATGCATTGCTGCTGGCAGTAATAATGATTGCGCTGGAAATAATTGCCGGCTTTGCAGTTATTATTGGTTGGCAGATGCGCTTCTTTAGCTGGCTGTTGTTACTGATGATCGTTTTCTTTACTTTTCTTACTGGTTATGCATGGCTTGCTACCAAGGCTGATGGCTCACCTAAATTTACCAATTGTGGTTGCTTTGGTGATTGCCTGCCTATCACACCCGATATTTCATTTACAAAAGATGTTATACTTACAGTTTTAATTTTACTGTTGTTCTTTTTCAGGAAAAAAATTGTATCTGCTTTATCAAATAGGACAGGACTGCTTGCTATGCTTACAGTAACCGTTCTTTCATTCGGCATACAATGGTATACGTTAAGCTATTTGCCGGTACTCGATTGTTTGCCATTTAAAAAAGGAAATAATATTTCGGAGCAAATGAAAATGCCTGCGAATGCAATTCCGGATAGTATGGTCATTACTTATGTTTATGAAAAAGGGGGTACTCAAGTGGAATTTACTGCTGATAAGCTCCCGGCAGATCTTAATACTTACAAATACATTAAACGCGACGATAAACTTATCCGCAAGGGAAAGAACAATGTGCCGCCGATAAAAGGATTTACTCTAACCGGCACTGGTGATACTGATTCAGCACAAATTGTATTAAGTAAACCATATGCTATTTTATTATTTGCAGAAGATTTTTCTACACCTGTAAAAGAGTGGAGCAGCCGGTTCTCTGCTATTTATAAAATAGCAAAACAAAAAAATATTCCTCTGTATATGGTTACTACCAAATACAGTGAGGCGGTTGCAGCTTTAGCAACAACTGCTTTTTCTCAAATACAAATATTTAAATGTGATGTAACTAATGTGAGAACAGCGGCACGTAGTAATCCTTGTCTTTTTATTTTACAAAAAGGAACGATCGAAGGCAAATGGAGTGCAAGACAGTTTGGAAAAGCGGAAGATGTGCTTGAAAAAATACCGACACAACCAGTTGAGGAAATTATAGAGCCAGAGTTGGAAATAACTCCGGGTGTGAATACTGCTGATACTATCAATAAAAATTAA
- the folP gene encoding dihydropteroate synthase has protein sequence MYTLNCKGRILAIQHPLVMGIINITPDSFYTNSRATGINEILMQAEKMLNEGADILDIGGQSTRPGSEKISADEELTRVIEPIRAITEKFPAAFISIDTYYAAVVKEAVQAGASIVNDISAGSLDNKMIDTVANLNVPYVLMHMQGTPQTMQKDPTYTDVTKEVLDFFIQKKNELNKKGIKDVIIDPGFGFGKTIEHNFELLCNLPVFKMLDAPILLGISRKSMISKTLGIKTDDSLNGTTVLNTIGMMNGASILRVHDVKASKEAVKLFEATNTRK, from the coding sequence ATGTACACTCTAAACTGCAAAGGAAGAATACTGGCTATTCAGCATCCGCTGGTGATGGGTATTATTAACATTACGCCTGATTCGTTTTATACTAATAGCAGGGCAACCGGTATTAATGAAATATTAATGCAGGCAGAAAAAATGCTGAATGAAGGAGCCGATATTCTTGATATCGGTGGACAAAGTACAAGACCAGGCAGTGAAAAAATTTCTGCTGATGAAGAATTGACAAGAGTAATTGAACCTATAAGGGCTATTACAGAAAAATTTCCAGCGGCTTTTATTTCCATTGACACTTATTATGCTGCTGTTGTAAAAGAAGCTGTGCAGGCAGGTGCATCGATCGTAAATGACATCAGCGCAGGAAGCCTCGATAATAAGATGATTGATACAGTTGCTAACTTAAATGTTCCGTATGTGCTGATGCACATGCAAGGCACACCACAAACCATGCAAAAAGATCCAACTTATACTGATGTTACAAAAGAAGTACTTGATTTTTTTATACAGAAAAAAAATGAACTGAATAAAAAAGGGATCAAAGATGTGATAATTGATCCCGGTTTTGGTTTTGGAAAAACGATTGAGCATAATTTCGAATTGCTCTGCAATCTTCCTGTATTTAAAATGTTGGATGCTCCTATCCTGTTGGGTATTTCAAGAAAATCGATGATCAGTAAAACGCTGGGTATAAAAACAGATGATTCATTGAATGGCACAACCGTTCTCAATACAATCGGCATGATGAATGGAGCATCAATACTTAGGGTACATGATGTAAAAGCTTCAAAGGAAGCAGTAAAACTTTTTGAAGCTACCAATACCCGAAAATAA
- a CDS encoding bifunctional oligoribonuclease/PAP phosphatase NrnA, protein MQPIENIYPLLAQPRKCTIVMHQKPDADAMGSSLALKHFLESLGHKVNVISPTNWAAWLDWMPGAKEVVDYEKNRSIAEPKLDETEWLFCLDFNALHRTKQMEKKLQSLNCTKILIDHHREPQKEIFEYGISDTVKSSTCQMIYDLIVGSGNGDKITIEIAECIYAGVIGDTGSFRFPSTHAEVHKLVAHLMERGLEHSHVHDKLFDNFLENRLRFTGHVLLNRMEVFYEYNTVLIAVPKADVLKYYIKTGDTEGLVNYPQSIQGIKLVALCIDRDEERKWSFRSKGDFDCNSFARKYFDGGGHFAAAGGRSTDSLDETVRKFKLVIKENKELLQ, encoded by the coding sequence ATGCAACCCATTGAGAATATTTATCCCTTACTCGCCCAGCCACGGAAATGTACAATTGTCATGCACCAGAAACCTGATGCTGATGCTATGGGATCTTCCCTGGCGCTGAAACACTTTCTGGAAAGTCTTGGCCATAAAGTGAATGTTATTTCGCCTACCAACTGGGCAGCCTGGTTGGACTGGATGCCCGGAGCGAAGGAAGTAGTTGATTATGAAAAAAACAGATCAATAGCTGAGCCAAAATTGGATGAAACAGAATGGCTTTTCTGTCTTGACTTTAATGCGCTGCATCGTACTAAGCAAATGGAAAAGAAGTTGCAGTCACTAAATTGTACAAAAATTTTAATTGACCATCACCGTGAACCACAAAAAGAAATTTTCGAATATGGAATAAGTGATACGGTAAAAAGTTCTACCTGCCAAATGATCTATGATCTTATCGTAGGTTCAGGTAACGGGGATAAGATCACAATTGAAATTGCTGAATGTATTTATGCAGGTGTTATAGGCGATACAGGTTCATTTCGTTTTCCATCAACCCATGCCGAAGTGCATAAGCTTGTAGCTCATTTAATGGAACGTGGACTTGAGCATTCACATGTGCATGATAAATTGTTTGATAATTTCCTGGAAAACCGTTTGCGGTTTACCGGGCATGTATTGTTGAACCGGATGGAAGTCTTTTATGAATACAACACTGTGCTTATAGCAGTACCTAAAGCCGATGTATTGAAATATTATATCAAGACCGGTGATACAGAAGGGTTAGTAAACTATCCGCAATCAATACAGGGAATAAAACTAGTAGCCTTGTGTATCGACAGGGATGAGGAAAGAAAATGGAGCTTTCGCAGCAAAGGTGATTTTGATTGCAATAGCTTTGCACGAAAATATTTTGACGGGGGCGGGCATTTTGCCGCAGCCGGTGGACGCAGTACCGATTCGCTGGACGAAACAGTGAGAAAGTTTAAACTTGTAATAAAAGAAAATAAAGAACTCTTACAATAA
- a CDS encoding nucleoside-diphosphate kinase has translation MSNRTLTMIKPDAMKKGYAGGILDMMIQGGFRVVALKQLQLTPEKAGEFYAVHKERPFYGELVEFMSSGPIIAAILEKENAVADFRKLIGATNPANAEEGTIRKKYASSVGENAVHGSDSDENAKIEGDFFFSALERF, from the coding sequence ATGAGCAACAGAACACTTACAATGATCAAACCGGATGCCATGAAAAAAGGTTATGCCGGTGGAATTTTAGACATGATGATCCAGGGTGGTTTTCGTGTAGTGGCTTTGAAACAATTACAACTGACACCTGAAAAAGCCGGTGAGTTTTATGCAGTGCATAAAGAAAGACCTTTCTATGGTGAACTGGTTGAGTTTATGAGCAGCGGCCCCATCATTGCTGCTATACTTGAAAAAGAAAATGCAGTGGCTGATTTCCGTAAACTGATTGGCGCTACCAATCCTGCCAATGCAGAAGAAGGAACTATCCGCAAAAAATATGCATCAAGCGTGGGAGAAAATGCTGTACACGGAAGTGACAGTGATGAAAACGCAAAGATCGAAGGCGATTTTTTCTTTTCAGCTCTTGAGAGATTTTAA
- a CDS encoding TraB/GumN family protein has protein sequence MKRISIGMMMALVCVTACSQSSKTKTESKSSNANNTLLWKISGKGLEKPSYLYGTIHMICGADAGLSNNFKDAIAKCDEVYLEIDMSNIIEMMGALSSLTMLGDTTLEDLYTPEEFVRVKKYFEKTSSMLPFDMLQKFKPMLASGLLEQGGMECDDAIAIEQVVMEQAADNKKKISGLETIKYQAGILDSIPYKMQAAQLLAFIDSSEAGAKNNETEALMDAYKAQDLSKLEELMIKTEPGMLKYYDILLFNRNRNWVAKLKDLLPKKSMVIAVGAGHLPGKNGVINLLKKEGYQVTPVDNKITKTKEI, from the coding sequence ATGAAACGAATAAGTATAGGCATGATGATGGCGTTGGTATGTGTGACAGCCTGTTCTCAATCATCAAAAACAAAAACCGAGAGCAAATCCTCAAATGCTAACAACACATTACTTTGGAAGATCAGTGGCAAGGGCTTGGAAAAACCTTCCTACCTCTATGGCACTATTCATATGATCTGCGGTGCCGATGCGGGTCTAAGCAATAATTTTAAAGATGCAATTGCAAAATGTGACGAGGTATATCTTGAGATCGACATGAGCAATATTATTGAAATGATGGGGGCATTGAGTTCTTTGACCATGCTTGGCGATACAACTCTTGAAGATCTGTACACTCCTGAAGAATTTGTAAGAGTAAAAAAGTATTTTGAAAAGACCAGCAGTATGCTGCCTTTTGATATGCTGCAGAAATTTAAACCTATGCTTGCAAGCGGTCTGCTTGAGCAAGGCGGTATGGAATGCGATGATGCAATCGCTATCGAGCAGGTTGTAATGGAGCAAGCGGCAGATAATAAAAAGAAGATAAGCGGTCTTGAAACTATAAAATACCAGGCGGGCATTCTCGACAGTATACCTTATAAAATGCAGGCGGCACAGTTACTGGCTTTTATTGATAGTTCGGAAGCAGGGGCAAAGAATAATGAAACGGAAGCATTGATGGATGCCTACAAAGCACAGGATCTTTCTAAGTTGGAAGAACTGATGATAAAAACAGAACCCGGCATGCTGAAGTATTATGATATTTTATTGTTTAACCGAAACAGGAACTGGGTTGCTAAATTAAAAGACCTGTTGCCAAAAAAATCAATGGTGATTGCTGTTGGAGCCGGTCATTTACCCGGAAAGAATGGTGTAATTAATTTATTAAAGAAAGAAGGATACCAGGTAACTCCGGTTGATAATAAGATCACAAAGACAAAAGAGATTTGA
- a CDS encoding ATP-grasp domain-containing protein: protein MFLIIFEFQTMQIKKEKIDLSSPLGDRGINVLMTGAGAPGAAGILKCLFQNPNIQVIAADANPDAVGRRLVEDFVTIPYAHKENFIETILSVCREKNIHVLMPLVTRELIPLSQHVKEFEANGVKLLVSSAESLEIANNKSRLYQFIEWRGIDLPVYRVVETVEQFEMAVKELGYPEKEVCFKPSVSNGSRGFRILSNKINKLDLLLNHKPDSKYMTLEEAVAILSSGLFPELLVSEYLPGDEYSIDCLANHGETIIALPRSRKRMINGISVEGEFIKNESIISYCSQIIHELKLHGNIGLQVKQSAAEKYLLLEINPRVQGTISAALGAGVNLPLLAIKQELGLSIPSHELNVKWGIKFSRHWSEVFW, encoded by the coding sequence ATGTTTCTGATTATTTTCGAATTTCAAACTATGCAAATCAAAAAAGAAAAAATAGATCTAAGTTCCCCTTTAGGGGACAGGGGTATCAATGTATTAATGACCGGCGCCGGTGCTCCCGGAGCTGCCGGTATTTTGAAATGCCTGTTTCAGAATCCGAATATCCAGGTAATAGCCGCAGATGCAAACCCCGATGCAGTTGGCCGCAGGCTAGTAGAAGATTTTGTAACGATCCCTTATGCACACAAAGAAAATTTTATTGAAACAATTTTATCTGTTTGCAGGGAAAAAAATATTCATGTGCTGATGCCGTTGGTAACAAGAGAATTAATTCCATTATCTCAGCATGTAAAAGAATTTGAAGCAAATGGTGTAAAGCTGCTTGTTTCATCAGCAGAATCACTGGAGATAGCAAATAATAAAAGCCGGCTTTACCAATTTATTGAATGGCGGGGAATTGATCTGCCTGTATATCGTGTTGTTGAAACGGTTGAACAATTTGAAATGGCTGTTAAAGAATTAGGTTATCCGGAGAAAGAAGTTTGTTTTAAACCATCTGTATCCAATGGCAGCCGCGGGTTTAGAATTCTAAGCAACAAGATCAATAAGCTTGATCTGTTATTAAATCATAAACCTGATTCAAAATATATGACACTTGAAGAAGCGGTAGCAATTCTTTCTTCAGGTTTGTTTCCGGAGTTGCTGGTAAGCGAATATTTGCCGGGTGATGAATATTCTATTGATTGTCTTGCCAATCATGGAGAAACAATAATTGCTTTACCTCGATCAAGAAAGAGAATGATCAATGGAATAAGTGTGGAAGGTGAGTTTATAAAAAATGAATCCATTATCAGCTATTGTTCTCAGATCATTCATGAATTAAAACTGCATGGCAATATTGGTTTGCAGGTAAAACAATCTGCCGCAGAAAAATACCTGCTGCTTGAAATTAATCCCCGTGTGCAGGGGACTATTTCTGCTGCATTGGGCGCAGGTGTAAATCTTCCTTTGCTCGCAATAAAACAGGAACTTGGTTTGTCTATTCCTTCCCATGAATTGAATGTAAAATGGGGAATTAAGTTCTCTCGTCACTGGAGCGAGGTATTTTGGTGA